The Vibrio diazotrophicus DNA window AACCCCACACCAAATCCACAGCAACAGCGAGTAATGCATAGGTAAGGTACTTCCCCATTAGCGTGACGGTATAGGTTGAAATATGCAGTGCACTGCCTGAACCCACTAGCATGTTCAACACTGGAATCACACACAGAGCCACTGCCAAAACCAATAGAAATGTCATGGTAGAGCGATCAAATAACTTCGGTTGATACACCATGATTATCCCTCCGCAGAACGCCCTTTCTGAGGGAATAATCCTCGGGGCTTTTTCTGAATAAATAGAATGATGAACACAAGCACTAGGATTTTCGCCAGAACGGCGCCAGCCCAAGGTTCAAGAACTTTATTTGCCACGCCTAGTGACATACCCGCGACCAGCGTTCCCCACAAGTTGCCCACACCGCCGAATACCACCACCATGAAAGAGTCGATAATGTAAGCCTGACCTAAGTTCGGTCCTACGTTGGTTAGCTGACTTAACGCAACGCCCGCAATACCCGCAATGCCCGAGCCTAAACCGAAAGTCATAGCATCCACCCATTCAGAGCGAACTCCCATCGCACGTGCCATACTGCGGTTTTGCGACACAGCGCGAACCTCAATACCCAAGCGGGTGTAGTTCAAAATCAAGTACAAAAGTGCAAACACAATCAGACAGAAAACAATGATGTATAAACGGTTTAACGTCAGGCTAAGCAGAGGGTTTATCTCAATCACACCTTGCATAAAATCCGGTGTTGAAACCGATCGGTTTAGCGGAGAGAACACTGTGCGAACCGCTTGTTGCAGAATCAGGCTGATACCGAATGTTGCTAACAGTGTTTCTAATGGTCGACCATACAAAAAGCGAATCACGCAACGTTCAATCAGTACACCAGCAACTGCTGACACAACAAACGCTAAAGGGATGGAGATAAATACAGATAAACCGATGTGTTCTGGCATTAGGGTTTGAACCACATAAGTGGTGTACGCGCCCAACATGATGAGTTCGCCGTGTGCCATGTTGATGACGCCCATAACACCAAAGGTAATCGCAAGACCAATCGCTGCCAACACCAATACAGAACCAAGACTTAAGCCGAAAAACAGGGTTTGCGTCATGTCCGCCACTTTCTCGCGCTGCTCAATATTGCTTAACGCGATACGCGCAACACCAATGAGTGCACTCTCAGGGTTCTCACTAATAAACTGATTAAGCGCATTACGAGCCGTTGGTTGGTAGCTGGGTTTGAGAGTATCAATCGCTTGAGCAAGGACATTGTCATCACTGCTGTTTTTCAAATCATAGATAGCCAGCGCCGTGGTTCCTAAGTCTTTCACTTTGGCATCTGACTCTTTCACTAAGTGATCTTTAAGGAATTGATAACTCTCTTCATCCATCGAACCCATCAACTGGTTAATCGCGTCAACACGCTGGTCCGAGTTAGGATGAGAGATGCTTAACGCGGCGATTGCCGATTTTAATTTGCCACGCAAACTGTTGTTGATACCGATTTTTTTAATCGCTCGGGAACTTACTGTCGATTGAGAATTTGCCGTCGATGTATCGCCATCATTGGTCGAAAGAAGTGGCTGAATAGTGACGTCACTGCCCTCTTTGGCTTTAATGACCA harbors:
- the urtB gene encoding urea ABC transporter permease subunit UrtB; translation: MVLIKRMYSIVSDTRRIALVWLLGVTALCVTSLAQAETSASFDEGLQAISTLKFNQIESGVDSILQSGDERAVDVLSLLLNGDLYVEKSSSTLVVIKAKEGSDVTIQPLLSTNDGDTSTANSQSTVSSRAIKKIGINNSLRGKLKSAIAALSISHPNSDQRVDAINQLMGSMDEESYQFLKDHLVKESDAKVKDLGTTALAIYDLKNSSDDNVLAQAIDTLKPSYQPTARNALNQFISENPESALIGVARIALSNIEQREKVADMTQTLFFGLSLGSVLVLAAIGLAITFGVMGVINMAHGELIMLGAYTTYVVQTLMPEHIGLSVFISIPLAFVVSAVAGVLIERCVIRFLYGRPLETLLATFGISLILQQAVRTVFSPLNRSVSTPDFMQGVIEINPLLSLTLNRLYIIVFCLIVFALLYLILNYTRLGIEVRAVSQNRSMARAMGVRSEWVDAMTFGLGSGIAGIAGVALSQLTNVGPNLGQAYIIDSFMVVVFGGVGNLWGTLVAGMSLGVANKVLEPWAGAVLAKILVLVFIILFIQKKPRGLFPQKGRSAEG